A genomic segment from Drosophila willistoni isolate 14030-0811.24 chromosome 2L unlocalized genomic scaffold, UCI_dwil_1.1 Seg168, whole genome shotgun sequence encodes:
- the LOC6641048 gene encoding NADH dehydrogenase [ubiquinone] 1 alpha subcomplex assembly factor 3, protein MIARTLRTAAQWSSNLRLLHPIVPITTTTKQLITGSNAGVRLSKAYEGDGKTKVSIFNTQTDLGLMITGYSQYGFRLNNDMVLIGPITVFPRSVLSWNVNTFEDINEQSLSLFPILDPKLDVLIIGIGDQSPTPALSKRIIEFMKKYKINVEVLRTEQACATFNFLNAESRMVACALIPPLHLSYNENDILQTKLKHQQLYETD, encoded by the exons ATGATTGCTCGAACATTACGGACTGCTGCACAGTGGAGCAGCAACCTTCGCCTCCTGCATCCAATCGTCCCTATAACAACAACGACTAAACAGCTGATAACGGGTTCAAATGCAGGTGTTCGCCTGAGCAAAGCATATGAAGGCGatggaaaaacaaaagtatcaatttttaatacacaAACCGATCTGGGATTAATGATAACTGGATACAGTCAATATGGCTTTAGACTTAACAATGATATGGTTTTGATAGGACCGATTACAGTTTTCCCTAG GTCCGTGCTATCATGGAATGTGAACACATTTGAGGACATAAATGAACAGAGCCTTAGCCTATTTCCTATCCTAGATCCCAAACTCGATGTGCTTATAATTGGAATCGGCGACCAGAGTCCCACACCGGCTTTATCGAAGCGTATTATAGAGTTTATgaagaaatataaaataaacgTCGAGGTCCTGCGAACGGAGCAG gcTTGCGCTACCTTTAACTTTTTGAACGCTGAGAGCAGAATGGTGGCATGTGCTCTGATACCGCCACTACATTTGTCCTACAATGAGAATGATATTCTTCAGACCAAACTAAAGCATCAGCAGCTATATGAGACGGACTGA
- the LOC6641049 gene encoding ceramide phosphoethanolamine synthase, giving the protein MIGPSSQISKILLTLLFLLIIFYIFMDVELYLRIHNYAIDRSYHTNSSVSLSVPASITLAPGVSNSAGDLGSSSSTTLPTVDKQPSYEDHTWISCDINPLCHVTVKAILLDHTNHYLFAPLATIFDNVIGFSRSTFITPNMISFFHVGVACISGKLVASDSLGYRRLGVLLFQIRTFLDDLDGHVARVRKHIRGERSEIGTSGYYVDGLCDGLGCIALLLGIFFYLKNNPPRRGYSIIPMSDTSKTTPEPTMIPKIKASTRKVAKNVISFTGQLLLSSTAWNRYIAVYQNMLEREDVTNTQYQCQNYVFKSTWFFCVAWIWRIVNVHALLHCLLLSIFCDKLWDFLRAIRYSGYIILLVAICLTEMHILEAQNYIFNSAACSNISL; this is encoded by the coding sequence ATGATTGGGCCTAGTTCGCAAATAAGCAAAATACTATTaacattgttgtttttgttaataatattttacatttttatggATGTTGAGCTCTATCTACGAATTCACAATTATGCGATCGATCGAAGTTATCACACAAACAGTTCGGTATCATTATCAGTACCGGCTTCTATAACATTAGCCCCAGGGGTATCGAATTCGGCAGGAGATCTaggtagcagcagcagcacgaCACTTCCCACCGTTGACAAACAGCCGTCCTATGAAGATCACACCTGGATATCCTGTGACATTAATCCACTGTGTCATGTAACAGTAAAAGCTATATTACTCGATCACACCAACCACTATCTATTCGCACCATTGGCCACCATCTTCGACAATGTAATCGGATTCTCTCGATCCACGtttataacgccaaacatgaTCTCGTTTTTCCATGTGGGTGTTGCGTGTATATCGGGAAAGCTTGTAGCATCCGATAGCCTGGGATATCGACGACTGGGAGTGCTACTCTTTCAGATACGCACATTCCTCGACGATCTGGATGGGCATGTGGCGCGTGTCAGGAAACATATTCGTGGTGAACGCTCGGAAATTGGTACATCAGGCTATTATGTGGACGGTCTCTGCGATGGCCTTGGGTGCATTGCCCTTTTACTgggtattttcttttatctaAAGAACAATCCACCGCGTCGGGGTTACTCAATTATACCAATGAGCGATACGTCCAAGACCACGCCCGAGCCCACAATGATACCGAAAATAAAAGCAAGCACCCGCAAAGTGGCTAAGAATGTGATAAGCTTCACAGGACAATTACTACTCAGTTCGACGGCATGGAATCGTTATATAGCGGTCTATCAGAATATGCTCGAGCGTGAAGATGTCACCAATACACAGTACCAGTGTCAgaattatgtatttaaatCCACTTGGTTCTTTTGCGTAGCGTGGATTTGGCGTATCGTAAATGTACACGCATTACTTCATTGTTTGCTGCTCAGCATTTTCTGCGACAAGTTGTGGGATTTCCTGCGAGCGATACGATACAGTGgttatataattttgttagtTGCTATTTGTTTAACTGAAATGCACATCCTGGAGGCCCAGAACTATATTTTTAATTCAGCAGCGTGCAGTAATATTTCACTGTGA
- the LOC6640908 gene encoding TAR DNA-binding protein 43 isoform X1, with protein sequence MDFVQVSEEEGDEPIELPAEEDGTLLLSTLQAQFPGSCGLKYRNMDTKAVRGVRSNEGRLFPPSVDSGWGEYIYFCVFPKGITNFRSSAAQIDSPPYRPISIPPIENKRKSDDNLENSTAKTKRIETRLRCTDLIVLGLPWKTTEDSLREYFESFGEVLMAQIKKDVKSGQSKGFGFVRFGSYEAQMRVLSNRHLIDGRWCEVKVPNSKGMGHQVPCKVFVGRCTEDINSDDLREYFSKFGEVTDVFIPRPFRAFSFVTFLDPDVAQSLCGEDHIIKGVSVHVSNAAPKAEQNRNHQGQSYNYNTGNSFGMHSYHHPQGNHINSGRSGHHRGNNQHNAHGGGDNSAIVNSHGNIGSGGYGGMGGNNFGGANSGGGGYNSSGHNSGGNINRQDGGGGIPYNRPNNFHGMNQPQHNGNVGGSGGWMNRGHLDMPNLQALGINSQGSSSSNQGQNMNNPLGVGLNLNTLPMNPALVAAALNQWSMLGNQLQNQNQDQQGGNFLSWMAQNGGHSNANNLNNCGGGGGGGGGRKGSNNPNNSGSSGMNKVDNSACNDQQNGCAPGNSGWSNQSSGSQNSVDKSNFL encoded by the exons ATGGATTTTGTACAAGTATCCGAGGAGGAGGGTGATGAGCCCATCGAATTGCCAGCCGAGGAGGATGGGACATTACTTTTGTCCACTTTACAGGCCCAATTCCCTGGCTCCTGTGGCCTTAAATATAGGAATATGGACACTAAAGCAGTGCGTGGTGTTCGTTCCAATGAGGGCAGGCTTTTTCCACCCAGTGTCGATTCGGGCTGGGGAGAGTACATCTACTTTTGCGTATTTCCAAAAGGTATAACGAATTTCCGAAGCTCTGCCGCACAGATCGACAGTCCACCTTATCGCCCCATATCCATACCTCCCATAGAGAACAAGCGTAAGAGTGACGATAATTTGGAGAACTCGACGgcgaaaacaaaacgaattgaaacACGTTTGCGTTGCACAGACTTGATTGTCCTTGGCCTGCCATGGAAAACGACTGAGGATAGCCTACGGGAGTATTTCGAAAGCTTTGGCGAAGTGCTCATGGCCCAGATTAAGAAAGATGTGAAATCGGGTCAATCTAAAGGATTTGGATTCGTACGATTCGGTTCGTATGAAGCACAAATGCGTGTTCTTTCCAATCGTCATCTCATCGATGGCCGTTGGTGTGAAGTCAAAGTACCCAACTCAAAG GGGATGGGCCATCAAGTGCCATGCAAAGTGTTCGTCGGACGTTGCACCGAGGATATTAATTCCGATGATCTTCgcgaatatttttcaaaattcgGTGAAGTTACAGATGTATTCATTCCTCGACCATTTCGGGCATTCAGTTTTGTTACATTTCTGGATCCAGATGTGGCTCAATCACTTTGCGGCGAGGATCATATAATTAAAG GCGTTTCTGTACATGTGTCAAATGCCGCACCAAAAGCCGAGCAGAATCGAAATCATCAGGGACAAAGTTACAACTATAATACGGGAAATAGTTTTGGCATGCATTCGTATCATCATCCCCAGGGGAATCACATCAATTCGGGCCGTAGTGGACACCACAGAGGTAATAACCAACACAATGCTCATGGAGGTGGTGATAACTCGGCAATCGTTAATAGTCACGGCAACATTGGCAGTGGTGGCTATGGTGGTATGGGTGGCAATAATTTCGGTGGTGCCAATTCTGGCGGGGGCGGCTACAATAGTAGTGGTCACAATAGTGGCGGGAATATCAATCGCCAGGATGGTGGCGGCGGTATTCCCTATAATAGGCCAAATAATTTTCATGGCATGAATCAACCGCAGCACAACGGCAACGTTGGCGGCAGTGGCGGTTGGATGAACAGGGGACATTTGGATATGCCCAATTTGCAGGCATTAGGCATCAATTCGCAAGGATCGAGCTCATCGAATCAAGGTCAAAATATGAACAACCCCTTAGGGGTCGGCCTTAATTTAAACACATTGCCGATGAACCCGGCTTTGGTAGCTGCTGCCCTAAATCAGTGGAGCATGCTTGGTAATCAGCTGCAAAATCAAAACCAGGATCAGCAG GGTGGCAATTTTTTATCATGGATGGCCCAAAACGGAGGTCACTCCAACGCAAATAACTTAAACAATtgcggtggcggcggcggcggtggaggCGGTCGCAAGGGTTCCAATAATCCAAACAATTCAGGCTCCAGTGGCATGAACAAAGTCGACAACTCTGCCTGTAATGACCAACAG AATGGCTGTGCACCCGGCAACTCTGGCTGGTCGAATCAGAGCAGTGGCTCCCAGAATTCTGTGGACAAGtctaattttctttaa
- the LOC6640908 gene encoding TAR DNA-binding protein 43 isoform X3, translating into MDFVQVSEEEGDEPIELPAEEDGTLLLSTLQAQFPGSCGLKYRNMDTKAVRGVRSNEGRLFPPSVDSGWGEYIYFCVFPKGITNFRSSAAQIDSPPYRPISIPPIENKRKSDDNLENSTAKTKRIETRLRCTDLIVLGLPWKTTEDSLREYFESFGEVLMAQIKKDVKSGQSKGFGFVRFGSYEAQMRVLSNRHLIDGRWCEVKVPNSKGMGHQVPCKVFVGRCTEDINSDDLREYFSKFGEVTDVFIPRPFRAFSFVTFLDPDVAQSLCGEDHIIKGVSVHVSNAAPKAEQNRNHQGQSYNYNTGNSFGMHSYHHPQGNHINSGRSGHHRVTFQGGNFLSWMAQNGGHSNANNLNNCGGGGGGGGGRKGSNNPNNSGSSGMNKVDNSACNDQQNGCAPGNSGWSNQSSGSQNSVDKSNFL; encoded by the exons ATGGATTTTGTACAAGTATCCGAGGAGGAGGGTGATGAGCCCATCGAATTGCCAGCCGAGGAGGATGGGACATTACTTTTGTCCACTTTACAGGCCCAATTCCCTGGCTCCTGTGGCCTTAAATATAGGAATATGGACACTAAAGCAGTGCGTGGTGTTCGTTCCAATGAGGGCAGGCTTTTTCCACCCAGTGTCGATTCGGGCTGGGGAGAGTACATCTACTTTTGCGTATTTCCAAAAGGTATAACGAATTTCCGAAGCTCTGCCGCACAGATCGACAGTCCACCTTATCGCCCCATATCCATACCTCCCATAGAGAACAAGCGTAAGAGTGACGATAATTTGGAGAACTCGACGgcgaaaacaaaacgaattgaaacACGTTTGCGTTGCACAGACTTGATTGTCCTTGGCCTGCCATGGAAAACGACTGAGGATAGCCTACGGGAGTATTTCGAAAGCTTTGGCGAAGTGCTCATGGCCCAGATTAAGAAAGATGTGAAATCGGGTCAATCTAAAGGATTTGGATTCGTACGATTCGGTTCGTATGAAGCACAAATGCGTGTTCTTTCCAATCGTCATCTCATCGATGGCCGTTGGTGTGAAGTCAAAGTACCCAACTCAAAG GGGATGGGCCATCAAGTGCCATGCAAAGTGTTCGTCGGACGTTGCACCGAGGATATTAATTCCGATGATCTTCgcgaatatttttcaaaattcgGTGAAGTTACAGATGTATTCATTCCTCGACCATTTCGGGCATTCAGTTTTGTTACATTTCTGGATCCAGATGTGGCTCAATCACTTTGCGGCGAGGATCATATAATTAAAG GCGTTTCTGTACATGTGTCAAATGCCGCACCAAAAGCCGAGCAGAATCGAAATCATCAGGGACAAAGTTACAACTATAATACGGGAAATAGTTTTGGCATGCATTCGTATCATCATCCCCAGGGGAATCACATCAATTCGGGCCGTAGTGGACACCACAGAG TTACTTTTCAGGGTGGCAATTTTTTATCATGGATGGCCCAAAACGGAGGTCACTCCAACGCAAATAACTTAAACAATtgcggtggcggcggcggcggtggaggCGGTCGCAAGGGTTCCAATAATCCAAACAATTCAGGCTCCAGTGGCATGAACAAAGTCGACAACTCTGCCTGTAATGACCAACAG AATGGCTGTGCACCCGGCAACTCTGGCTGGTCGAATCAGAGCAGTGGCTCCCAGAATTCTGTGGACAAGtctaattttctttaa
- the LOC6640908 gene encoding TAR DNA-binding protein 43 isoform X2, with protein MDFVQVSEEEGDEPIELPAEEDGTLLLSTLQAQFPGSCGLKYRNMDTKAVRGVRSNEGRLFPPSVDSGWGEYIYFCVFPKENKRKSDDNLENSTAKTKRIETRLRCTDLIVLGLPWKTTEDSLREYFESFGEVLMAQIKKDVKSGQSKGFGFVRFGSYEAQMRVLSNRHLIDGRWCEVKVPNSKGMGHQVPCKVFVGRCTEDINSDDLREYFSKFGEVTDVFIPRPFRAFSFVTFLDPDVAQSLCGEDHIIKGVSVHVSNAAPKAEQNRNHQGQSYNYNTGNSFGMHSYHHPQGNHINSGRSGHHRGNNQHNAHGGGDNSAIVNSHGNIGSGGYGGMGGNNFGGANSGGGGYNSSGHNSGGNINRQDGGGGIPYNRPNNFHGMNQPQHNGNVGGSGGWMNRGHLDMPNLQALGINSQGSSSSNQGQNMNNPLGVGLNLNTLPMNPALVAAALNQWSMLGNQLQNQNQDQQGGNFLSWMAQNGGHSNANNLNNCGGGGGGGGGRKGSNNPNNSGSSGMNKVDNSACNDQQNGCAPGNSGWSNQSSGSQNSVDKSNFL; from the exons ATGGATTTTGTACAAGTATCCGAGGAGGAGGGTGATGAGCCCATCGAATTGCCAGCCGAGGAGGATGGGACATTACTTTTGTCCACTTTACAGGCCCAATTCCCTGGCTCCTGTGGCCTTAAATATAGGAATATGGACACTAAAGCAGTGCGTGGTGTTCGTTCCAATGAGGGCAGGCTTTTTCCACCCAGTGTCGATTCGGGCTGGGGAGAGTACATCTACTTTTGCGTATTTCCAAAAG AGAACAAGCGTAAGAGTGACGATAATTTGGAGAACTCGACGgcgaaaacaaaacgaattgaaacACGTTTGCGTTGCACAGACTTGATTGTCCTTGGCCTGCCATGGAAAACGACTGAGGATAGCCTACGGGAGTATTTCGAAAGCTTTGGCGAAGTGCTCATGGCCCAGATTAAGAAAGATGTGAAATCGGGTCAATCTAAAGGATTTGGATTCGTACGATTCGGTTCGTATGAAGCACAAATGCGTGTTCTTTCCAATCGTCATCTCATCGATGGCCGTTGGTGTGAAGTCAAAGTACCCAACTCAAAG GGGATGGGCCATCAAGTGCCATGCAAAGTGTTCGTCGGACGTTGCACCGAGGATATTAATTCCGATGATCTTCgcgaatatttttcaaaattcgGTGAAGTTACAGATGTATTCATTCCTCGACCATTTCGGGCATTCAGTTTTGTTACATTTCTGGATCCAGATGTGGCTCAATCACTTTGCGGCGAGGATCATATAATTAAAG GCGTTTCTGTACATGTGTCAAATGCCGCACCAAAAGCCGAGCAGAATCGAAATCATCAGGGACAAAGTTACAACTATAATACGGGAAATAGTTTTGGCATGCATTCGTATCATCATCCCCAGGGGAATCACATCAATTCGGGCCGTAGTGGACACCACAGAGGTAATAACCAACACAATGCTCATGGAGGTGGTGATAACTCGGCAATCGTTAATAGTCACGGCAACATTGGCAGTGGTGGCTATGGTGGTATGGGTGGCAATAATTTCGGTGGTGCCAATTCTGGCGGGGGCGGCTACAATAGTAGTGGTCACAATAGTGGCGGGAATATCAATCGCCAGGATGGTGGCGGCGGTATTCCCTATAATAGGCCAAATAATTTTCATGGCATGAATCAACCGCAGCACAACGGCAACGTTGGCGGCAGTGGCGGTTGGATGAACAGGGGACATTTGGATATGCCCAATTTGCAGGCATTAGGCATCAATTCGCAAGGATCGAGCTCATCGAATCAAGGTCAAAATATGAACAACCCCTTAGGGGTCGGCCTTAATTTAAACACATTGCCGATGAACCCGGCTTTGGTAGCTGCTGCCCTAAATCAGTGGAGCATGCTTGGTAATCAGCTGCAAAATCAAAACCAGGATCAGCAG GGTGGCAATTTTTTATCATGGATGGCCCAAAACGGAGGTCACTCCAACGCAAATAACTTAAACAATtgcggtggcggcggcggcggtggaggCGGTCGCAAGGGTTCCAATAATCCAAACAATTCAGGCTCCAGTGGCATGAACAAAGTCGACAACTCTGCCTGTAATGACCAACAG AATGGCTGTGCACCCGGCAACTCTGGCTGGTCGAATCAGAGCAGTGGCTCCCAGAATTCTGTGGACAAGtctaattttctttaa